The Streptococcus toyakuensis genome has a window encoding:
- a CDS encoding sucrose-specific PTS transporter subunit IIBC, whose product MNNQEIAKKVIDALGGRENVNSVAHCATRLRVMVKDEGKINKEVIENLEKVQGAFFNSGQYQIIFGTGTVNKMYDEVVALGLPTSSKDDMKAEAAKQGNWFQRAIRTFGDVFVPIIPVIVATGLFMGVRGLLTALGMTLPADVTTYTQILTDTAFIILPGLVVWSTFRVFGGNPAVGIVLGMMLVSGSLPNAWAVASGGEVTAMNFFGFIPVVGLQGSVLPAFIIGVVGAKFEKAVRKVVPDVIDLLVTPFVTLLIMSILGLFVIGPVFHVVENYILIGTKAILGLPFGLGGFLIGGVHQLIVVSGVHHIFNLLEVQLLAADHANPFNAIITAAMTAQGAATVAVGVKTKNPKLKTLAFPAALSAFLGITEPAIFGVNLRFRKPFFLSLIAGAIGGGLASILGLAGTGNGITIIPGTMLYIGNGQLAQYLLMVAVSFVLGFALTYMFGYEDEKEVATEVETERLVQEETTGNIPATLQNETLVTPIVGDVVALADVNDPVFSSGAMGQGIAVKPSQGVVYAPADAEVSIAFATGHAFGLKTTDGAEVLIHVGIDTVTMNGEGFEAKVAQGDKVKAGDVLGTFDSNKIAAAGLDDTTMVIVTNTADYASVAPVATGSVAKGDAVIEVKI is encoded by the coding sequence ATGAACAATCAGGAAATTGCAAAAAAAGTCATCGATGCCTTGGGCGGACGTGAAAATGTCAACAGTGTAGCTCACTGTGCGACTCGTCTTCGTGTAATGGTCAAAGATGAAGGAAAAATCAATAAAGAAGTGATTGAGAACTTGGAAAAAGTTCAAGGTGCTTTCTTTAACTCAGGTCAATACCAAATCATCTTTGGTACTGGTACAGTAAACAAAATGTACGATGAAGTTGTTGCACTTGGCTTGCCAACATCATCTAAAGATGACATGAAAGCAGAAGCTGCTAAACAAGGGAACTGGTTCCAACGTGCTATCCGTACTTTCGGTGATGTTTTCGTTCCAATCATCCCAGTTATCGTAGCGACAGGTCTCTTCATGGGTGTGCGTGGTCTCTTAACTGCTCTTGGAATGACACTTCCAGCTGACGTGACAACTTACACTCAAATCTTGACAGATACAGCCTTCATCATCTTGCCAGGTTTGGTTGTGTGGTCAACCTTCCGTGTATTTGGTGGAAATCCTGCCGTTGGTATCGTTCTTGGTATGATGCTTGTTTCTGGCTCACTTCCAAACGCTTGGGCAGTTGCTTCAGGTGGTGAAGTAACAGCTATGAACTTCTTTGGTTTCATCCCAGTTGTTGGGTTGCAAGGTTCCGTTCTTCCAGCCTTCATCATTGGGGTTGTCGGAGCTAAATTTGAAAAAGCTGTCCGCAAGGTTGTTCCAGATGTCATTGATCTTTTGGTAACGCCATTCGTGACACTTTTGATCATGTCTATCCTTGGACTCTTTGTTATCGGACCAGTTTTCCACGTTGTTGAAAACTACATCCTTATTGGTACAAAAGCAATTCTTGGCTTGCCATTTGGTCTTGGTGGTTTCTTGATTGGTGGGGTTCACCAATTGATCGTCGTGTCAGGTGTGCACCACATCTTCAACTTGCTTGAAGTTCAATTGCTTGCTGCTGACCATGCTAACCCATTCAACGCGATCATCACAGCTGCTATGACAGCTCAAGGTGCTGCGACTGTTGCGGTTGGTGTTAAAACTAAAAATCCAAAACTAAAAACACTTGCTTTCCCAGCTGCTCTTTCTGCCTTCCTAGGTATTACAGAGCCTGCTATTTTCGGGGTTAACTTGCGCTTCCGTAAACCATTCTTCCTTTCATTGATTGCTGGTGCAATCGGTGGTGGATTGGCTTCTATCCTTGGACTTGCAGGTACTGGTAATGGTATCACCATCATCCCTGGTACAATGCTTTACATCGGTAACGGACAACTTGCACAATACCTTCTTATGGTAGCTGTATCATTCGTTCTTGGTTTTGCCCTCACTTACATGTTTGGTTACGAGGATGAAAAAGAAGTTGCTACTGAAGTAGAGACAGAACGTTTGGTCCAAGAAGAAACAACTGGTAACATTCCAGCAACTCTTCAAAATGAAACACTTGTAACTCCTATCGTCGGTGATGTTGTCGCTCTTGCTGATGTTAATGACCCAGTCTTCTCAAGTGGAGCTATGGGACAAGGTATCGCTGTGAAACCAAGTCAAGGTGTGGTATATGCACCAGCTGATGCTGAAGTTTCAATTGCCTTTGCAACAGGACACGCTTTTGGCTTGAAAACAACTGATGGTGCTGAAGTTTTGATCCACGTTGGTATCGACACTGTAACAATGAACGGTGAAGGTTTTGAAGCAAAAGTTGCTCAAGGTGACAAGGTGAAAGCTGGCGATGTTCTTGGAACATTTGATTCAAACAAAATCGCTGCAGCTGGTCTTGATGATACAACAATGGTTATCGTTACAAATACAGCTGACTACGCTTCAGTAGCTCCAGTCGCAACAGGTTCAGTTGCGAAGGGGGATGCTGTGATCGAAGTGAAAATCTAA
- the scrK gene encoding fructokinase ScrK: MTKLYGSLEAGGTKFVCAVGDENFNVVEKTQFPTTTPIETIDKTIEFFSKFDNLAGLAVGSFGPIDIDKNSKTYGFITTTPKPNWANVDLLGALRRALNVPMYFTTDVNSSAYGEVVARNNAGGRIENLVYYTIGTGIGAGVIQRGEFIGGVGHPEMGHYYVARHPMDIEKEFKGVCPFHKGCLEGYAAGPSLEARTGVRGENIELNNPVWDVQAYYIAQAAVNATVTFRPDVIVFGGGVMAQQHMLDRVREKFTSLLNGYLPVPDVRDYIVTPAVAGNGSATLGNFVLAKEVSK, translated from the coding sequence ATGACAAAATTATATGGAAGCTTGGAAGCGGGCGGTACAAAGTTTGTCTGTGCTGTCGGTGATGAAAACTTTAACGTTGTAGAAAAAACACAATTTCCAACAACAACTCCAATCGAAACAATCGATAAAACCATTGAGTTCTTCTCAAAATTCGACAACCTTGCTGGTCTTGCAGTTGGTTCATTTGGTCCGATTGATATTGATAAAAACTCAAAAACTTATGGCTTTATCACGACGACTCCAAAACCAAACTGGGCAAATGTGGACTTGCTTGGTGCCCTTCGTCGTGCCCTCAACGTGCCAATGTACTTCACGACAGACGTAAACAGCTCTGCTTATGGTGAAGTGGTTGCCCGTAACAATGCTGGTGGTCGTATCGAAAACTTGGTTTACTACACAATCGGTACAGGTATCGGTGCAGGTGTCATCCAACGTGGAGAGTTTATCGGCGGTGTGGGTCACCCTGAGATGGGCCATTATTATGTGGCTAGACACCCAATGGATATTGAAAAAGAGTTTAAGGGTGTTTGTCCTTTCCATAAGGGATGTCTGGAAGGCTATGCAGCTGGTCCAAGTTTGGAAGCTCGTACAGGTGTTCGTGGGGAAAACATTGAACTTAACAACCCTGTCTGGGATGTCCAAGCCTACTATATCGCTCAAGCTGCGGTTAATGCGACAGTGACTTTCCGTCCAGACGTGATTGTCTTTGGTGGAGGGGTCATGGCTCAACAACACATGTTGGACCGTGTCCGTGAGAAATTTACATCTCTTCTCAATGGTTACCTACCAGTACCAGATGTGCGTGATTACATCGTGACGCCAGCAGTCGCAGGAAATGGTTCTGCCACTCTTGGGAACTTTGTCCTTGCAAAAGAAGTATCAAAATAA
- a CDS encoding TVP38/TMEM64 family protein has translation MSQDKQMKAVSPLLQQVINISSIVGGVGTLIFCIWAYQAGILQSKETLSAFIQQAGIWGPPLFIFLQILQTVVPIIPGALTSVAGVFIYGHIIGTIYNYIGIVIGCAIIFYLVRLYGAAFVQSVVSKRTYDKYIGWLDKGNRFDRFFIIMMIWPISPADFLCMLAALTKMSFKRYMIIIILTKPFTLVVYTYGLTYIIDFFWQML, from the coding sequence ATGTCACAGGATAAACAAATGAAAGCTGTTTCTCCCCTTCTGCAGCAGGTTATCAATATCTCATCTATCGTCGGGGGAGTCGGCACCTTGATTTTCTGTATTTGGGCTTATCAGGCTGGGATTTTACAGTCTAAGGAAACTCTCTCTGCCTTTATCCAGCAGGCAGGTATCTGGGGGCCACCTCTCTTTATCTTTTTACAGATTTTACAGACGGTCGTCCCTATCATTCCTGGGGCTTTGACCTCGGTGGCTGGGGTCTTTATCTACGGTCACATCATCGGGACTATCTACAACTATATCGGCATCGTGATTGGCTGTGCCATTATCTTTTATCTGGTGCGCCTCTATGGGGCTGCCTTTGTCCAGTCCGTCGTCAGCAAGCGCACCTATGACAAGTATATCGGTTGGTTGGATAAGGGCAATCGTTTTGACCGTTTCTTTATTATTATGATGATTTGGCCCATTAGTCCAGCTGACTTTCTCTGTATGCTGGCTGCCCTGACCAAGATGAGCTTCAAGCGCTACATGATCATCATCATTCTGACCAAGCCCTTTACCCTCGTGGTTTATACCTACGGTCTGACCTATATTATCGACTTTTTCTGGCAAATGCTTTGA